The following proteins are co-located in the Phragmites australis chromosome 10, lpPhrAust1.1, whole genome shotgun sequence genome:
- the LOC133930535 gene encoding alanine--tRNA ligase, chloroplastic/mitochondrial isoform X1 yields the protein MEVAALSSTSRPLPLLSTAPAHRLRLLPPRSISGRRLRPSTRPRGFGCVGDGVGRRHSARNNRFFIRSSSSASVEPATQEVGAEGSSGEWSGDAIRRRFLDFYAARGHKILPSSSLVPDDPTVFLTIAGMLQFKPIFLGKEPRRVPCATTSQKCIRTNDIENVGRTARHQTFFEMLGNFSFGDYFKKEATAWAWELATKEYGLPAERLWISVFEDDDEAFSIWHNEVGVPKERIKRMGADDNFWTSGTTGPCGPCSEIYYDFYPERGSSDADLGDDSRFIEFYNLVFMQYNKNDDGSLEPLKQKNIDTGMGLERMARILQKVPNNYETDLIFPIIEKAASMAMVSYPKADDTTKTNLKIIGDHMRAVVYLISDGVIPSNIGRGYVVRRLIRRVVRMGRLIGIRGDGHGNSEGAFLPSLAEVVISLSTEIDPDAEARRKTILGELKREELRFVQTLERGEKLLDELLDEALLSAGNNGNKPSLSGKDVFLLYDTYGFPVEITAEIAGERGVTVDMKGFNIEMENQRKQSQAAHNVVKLSVGNETEIVKSIPDTEFLGYDSLSATAVVKGLLVNGDPVNEVSEGSEVEILLDRTPFYAESGGQVGDNGFLYANGGEDGKQKAVVEISDVQKSLGNIFVHKGTIKQGSVEVGKEIDASVDAKLRQGAKAHHTATHLLQSALKSVVGSETSQAGSLVAFDRLRFDFNFHRPLSEEELMTIESLVNQWISTATQLETNVMALQDAKNAGAIAMFGEKYGEQVRVVEVPGVSMELCGGTHVSNTAEIRGFKIISEQGIASGIRRIEAVAGDAFVEYVCARDNYMRRLCSSLKVKAENVNSRVETILEELRTTRNEVSSLCSKIAVLKAESLASKSITVEPHNVRIVVENMGDVDADGLKSAAEYLVHTLQDPAAVILGSSPGDGKVSLAAAFSPGVVKMGVQAGKFVGGIAKLCGGGGGGKPNFAQAGGRKPENLSDALERARAEIIAAVSSNSS from the exons ATGGAGGTTGCCGCTCTCTCCTCCACCTCTCGCCCGCTTCCCCTCCTCTCCACCGCGCCCGcccaccgcctccgcctcctccctccccgcTCCAtctccggccgccgcctccgcccctCCACTCGACCCCGAG GGTTCGGCTGCGTGGGAGATGGTGTCGGCAGAAGGCATTCTGCTCGTAACAACAGATTCTTCATAAGAAGCAGCTCGTCAG CATCAGTAGAACCCGCAACTCAGGAAGTGGGCGCAGAGGGTTCGTCGGGGGAGTGGAGCGGGGATGCCATTCGCCGGCGGTTCCTTGATTTTTATGCTGCCCGTGGCCACAAGATCCTCCCCAGCTCGTCGCTTGTGCCTGATGACCCGACTGTGTTCCTCACCATTGCGGGGATGCTGCAGTTCAAGCCTATATTTCTTGGAAAG GAACCTAGGCGTGTGCCATGTGCCACTACCTCCCAGAAATGCATACGAACAAATGACATTGAAAACGTGGGACGCACTGCTCGACATCAGACCTTCTTTGAGATGCTTGGGAACTTCAGTTTTGGCGattacttcaagaaggaagcaaCCGCATGGGCATGGGAGCTGGCAACCAAGGA atatggATTACCCGCAGAAAGGCTGTGGATTAGTGTttttgaagatgatgatgaagcatTCTCCATTTGGCACAATGAG GTTGGTGTACCAAAGGAGCGGATAAAGAGGATGGGTGCAGATGATAACTTTTGGACTAGTGGTACAACTGGACCCTGTGGACCATGCTCTGAAATTTATTACGATTTCTATCCAGAGAGAGGATCATCAGATGCG GATTTGGGCGATGATAGTCGATTCATTGAATTCTATAATCTTGTCTTTATGCAATACAACAAAAATGATGATGGATCTCTAGAACCATTGAAACAAAAGAACATCGATACAGGAATGGGCCTTGAGCGTATGGCACGCATTCTTCAAAAG GTTCCAAACAACTATGAGACAGACTTAATTTTCCCAATTATAGAAAAGGCAGCTAGCATGGCGATGGTATCCTACCCTAAAGCTGACGACACCACGAAGACAAACCTTAAA ATAATTGGAGATCACATGAGAGCAGTTGTTTATCTCATATCCGATGGGGTCATTCCCTCGAATATTGGGAGAGGATATGTTGTTCGAAGGCTTATAAGAAGAGTTGTTCGGATGGGTAGACTGATAGGTATAAGGGGTGATGGGCATGGAAATTCTGAAGGTGCATTTTTACCTTCACTAGCTGAGGTAGTGATCAGCCTTAGCACTGAGATAGATCCCGATGCTGAAGCACGACGGAAAACTATTCTTGGAGAACTTAAAAGGGAAGAGCTGCGATTTGTCCAGACTTTGGAAAGAGGTGAAAAGTTGTTAGATGAACTTCTAGATGAGGCGTTATTGAGTGCTGGTAATAATGGAAATAAGCCCTCCCTATCTGGAAAAGATGTTTTCCTTTTGTATGATACCTATGGTTTTCCAGTAGAGATTACAGCTGAAATAGCCGGTGAACGAGGTGTTACTGTTGATATGAAGGGATTTAATATTGAAATGGAAAACCAAAGGAAACAATCTCAGGCTGCTCATAACGTAGTCAAACTTTCTGTAGGAAATGAGACCGAGATAGTCAAGAGCATCCCCGATACTGAATTTTTGGGATATGACTCTCTCTCTGCCACTGCTGTTGTTAAAGGTCTCTTAGTTAATGGAGATCCAGTGAATGAAGTTTCAGAAGGCTCTGAAGTAGAAATATTATTAGATCGGACACCATTCTATGCTGAATCAGGTGGTCAAGTTGGAGATAATGGTTTCTTATATGCGAATGGAGGGGAAGATGGAAAACAAAAGGCAGTCGTAGAAATCAGTGACGTCCAAAAATCTCTGGGAAATATATTTGTGCACAAGGGCACAATTAAGCAGGGGTCAGTAGAGGTTGGCAAGGAAATCGATGCTTCTGTTGATGCAAAATTGAGGCAGGGGGCTAAG GCCCATCATACTGCAACGCATCTACTACAGTCTGCTCTTAAAAGTGTTGTTGGTTCAGAAACTTCACAGGCTGGTTCCCTTGTGGCGTTTGACCGTCTCCGGTTTGACTTCAATTTCCATCGCCCTCTTTCTGAAGAGGAATTAATGACAATTGAATCACTTGTAAACCAATGGATTAGCACTGCAACACAACTTGAGACAAATGTCATGGCTTTGCAAGATGCAAAAAATGCTGGTGCCATTGCAATGTTTGGAGAAAAATATGGCGAACAG GTCAGAGTTGTCGAGGTCCCTGGGGTCTCAATGGAACTTTGCGGTGGAACTCATGTTAGTAATACTGCTGAGATTCGTGGTTTCAAGATAATCTCAGAACAGGGAATAGCTTCTGGAATCAGAAGGATTGAGGCAGTTGCAGGTGATGCATTTGTTGAGTATGTTTGTGCTCGTGACAACTATATGCGTCGCTTATGCTCATCCCTTAAG GTTAAGGCTGAAAATGTGAACAGCAGAGTAGAAACAATTCTTGAAGAATTAAGAACAACAAGAAATGAAGTATCATCTCTATGCAGCAAAATTGCAGTGCTCAAAGCAGAATCTCTTGCAAGTAAATCTATAACTGTTGAACCCCATAATGTCAG GATTGTGGTTGAGAACATGGGCGATGTGGATGCTGATGGGTTGAAAAGCGCCGCCGAGTATCTTGTACATACCCTGCAAGACCCTGCTGCGGTCATTTTAGGATCCAGTCCAGGGGATGGTAAAGTTAGCTTGGCTGCTGCCTTCAGCCCTGGAGTCGTCAAAATGGGGGTGCAGGCAGGGAAGTTCGTGGGTGGCATAGCCAAACTCtgcggtggaggtggcggcggtaAACCTAATTTTGCGCAAGCTGGAGGGCGGAAGCCAGAGAACTTATCAGACGCCCTTGAGAGGGCCCGAGCTGAAATTATCGCAGCAGTGTCGTCCAATTCGAGCTGA
- the LOC133930535 gene encoding alanine--tRNA ligase, chloroplastic/mitochondrial isoform X2 has product MEVAALSSTSRPLPLLSTAPAHRLRLLPPRSISGRRLRPSTRPRGFGCVGDGVGRRHSARNNRFFIRSSSSVEPATQEVGAEGSSGEWSGDAIRRRFLDFYAARGHKILPSSSLVPDDPTVFLTIAGMLQFKPIFLGKEPRRVPCATTSQKCIRTNDIENVGRTARHQTFFEMLGNFSFGDYFKKEATAWAWELATKEYGLPAERLWISVFEDDDEAFSIWHNEVGVPKERIKRMGADDNFWTSGTTGPCGPCSEIYYDFYPERGSSDADLGDDSRFIEFYNLVFMQYNKNDDGSLEPLKQKNIDTGMGLERMARILQKVPNNYETDLIFPIIEKAASMAMVSYPKADDTTKTNLKIIGDHMRAVVYLISDGVIPSNIGRGYVVRRLIRRVVRMGRLIGIRGDGHGNSEGAFLPSLAEVVISLSTEIDPDAEARRKTILGELKREELRFVQTLERGEKLLDELLDEALLSAGNNGNKPSLSGKDVFLLYDTYGFPVEITAEIAGERGVTVDMKGFNIEMENQRKQSQAAHNVVKLSVGNETEIVKSIPDTEFLGYDSLSATAVVKGLLVNGDPVNEVSEGSEVEILLDRTPFYAESGGQVGDNGFLYANGGEDGKQKAVVEISDVQKSLGNIFVHKGTIKQGSVEVGKEIDASVDAKLRQGAKAHHTATHLLQSALKSVVGSETSQAGSLVAFDRLRFDFNFHRPLSEEELMTIESLVNQWISTATQLETNVMALQDAKNAGAIAMFGEKYGEQVRVVEVPGVSMELCGGTHVSNTAEIRGFKIISEQGIASGIRRIEAVAGDAFVEYVCARDNYMRRLCSSLKVKAENVNSRVETILEELRTTRNEVSSLCSKIAVLKAESLASKSITVEPHNVRIVVENMGDVDADGLKSAAEYLVHTLQDPAAVILGSSPGDGKVSLAAAFSPGVVKMGVQAGKFVGGIAKLCGGGGGGKPNFAQAGGRKPENLSDALERARAEIIAAVSSNSS; this is encoded by the exons ATGGAGGTTGCCGCTCTCTCCTCCACCTCTCGCCCGCTTCCCCTCCTCTCCACCGCGCCCGcccaccgcctccgcctcctccctccccgcTCCAtctccggccgccgcctccgcccctCCACTCGACCCCGAG GGTTCGGCTGCGTGGGAGATGGTGTCGGCAGAAGGCATTCTGCTCGTAACAACAGATTCTTCATAAGAAGCAGCTCGTCAG TAGAACCCGCAACTCAGGAAGTGGGCGCAGAGGGTTCGTCGGGGGAGTGGAGCGGGGATGCCATTCGCCGGCGGTTCCTTGATTTTTATGCTGCCCGTGGCCACAAGATCCTCCCCAGCTCGTCGCTTGTGCCTGATGACCCGACTGTGTTCCTCACCATTGCGGGGATGCTGCAGTTCAAGCCTATATTTCTTGGAAAG GAACCTAGGCGTGTGCCATGTGCCACTACCTCCCAGAAATGCATACGAACAAATGACATTGAAAACGTGGGACGCACTGCTCGACATCAGACCTTCTTTGAGATGCTTGGGAACTTCAGTTTTGGCGattacttcaagaaggaagcaaCCGCATGGGCATGGGAGCTGGCAACCAAGGA atatggATTACCCGCAGAAAGGCTGTGGATTAGTGTttttgaagatgatgatgaagcatTCTCCATTTGGCACAATGAG GTTGGTGTACCAAAGGAGCGGATAAAGAGGATGGGTGCAGATGATAACTTTTGGACTAGTGGTACAACTGGACCCTGTGGACCATGCTCTGAAATTTATTACGATTTCTATCCAGAGAGAGGATCATCAGATGCG GATTTGGGCGATGATAGTCGATTCATTGAATTCTATAATCTTGTCTTTATGCAATACAACAAAAATGATGATGGATCTCTAGAACCATTGAAACAAAAGAACATCGATACAGGAATGGGCCTTGAGCGTATGGCACGCATTCTTCAAAAG GTTCCAAACAACTATGAGACAGACTTAATTTTCCCAATTATAGAAAAGGCAGCTAGCATGGCGATGGTATCCTACCCTAAAGCTGACGACACCACGAAGACAAACCTTAAA ATAATTGGAGATCACATGAGAGCAGTTGTTTATCTCATATCCGATGGGGTCATTCCCTCGAATATTGGGAGAGGATATGTTGTTCGAAGGCTTATAAGAAGAGTTGTTCGGATGGGTAGACTGATAGGTATAAGGGGTGATGGGCATGGAAATTCTGAAGGTGCATTTTTACCTTCACTAGCTGAGGTAGTGATCAGCCTTAGCACTGAGATAGATCCCGATGCTGAAGCACGACGGAAAACTATTCTTGGAGAACTTAAAAGGGAAGAGCTGCGATTTGTCCAGACTTTGGAAAGAGGTGAAAAGTTGTTAGATGAACTTCTAGATGAGGCGTTATTGAGTGCTGGTAATAATGGAAATAAGCCCTCCCTATCTGGAAAAGATGTTTTCCTTTTGTATGATACCTATGGTTTTCCAGTAGAGATTACAGCTGAAATAGCCGGTGAACGAGGTGTTACTGTTGATATGAAGGGATTTAATATTGAAATGGAAAACCAAAGGAAACAATCTCAGGCTGCTCATAACGTAGTCAAACTTTCTGTAGGAAATGAGACCGAGATAGTCAAGAGCATCCCCGATACTGAATTTTTGGGATATGACTCTCTCTCTGCCACTGCTGTTGTTAAAGGTCTCTTAGTTAATGGAGATCCAGTGAATGAAGTTTCAGAAGGCTCTGAAGTAGAAATATTATTAGATCGGACACCATTCTATGCTGAATCAGGTGGTCAAGTTGGAGATAATGGTTTCTTATATGCGAATGGAGGGGAAGATGGAAAACAAAAGGCAGTCGTAGAAATCAGTGACGTCCAAAAATCTCTGGGAAATATATTTGTGCACAAGGGCACAATTAAGCAGGGGTCAGTAGAGGTTGGCAAGGAAATCGATGCTTCTGTTGATGCAAAATTGAGGCAGGGGGCTAAG GCCCATCATACTGCAACGCATCTACTACAGTCTGCTCTTAAAAGTGTTGTTGGTTCAGAAACTTCACAGGCTGGTTCCCTTGTGGCGTTTGACCGTCTCCGGTTTGACTTCAATTTCCATCGCCCTCTTTCTGAAGAGGAATTAATGACAATTGAATCACTTGTAAACCAATGGATTAGCACTGCAACACAACTTGAGACAAATGTCATGGCTTTGCAAGATGCAAAAAATGCTGGTGCCATTGCAATGTTTGGAGAAAAATATGGCGAACAG GTCAGAGTTGTCGAGGTCCCTGGGGTCTCAATGGAACTTTGCGGTGGAACTCATGTTAGTAATACTGCTGAGATTCGTGGTTTCAAGATAATCTCAGAACAGGGAATAGCTTCTGGAATCAGAAGGATTGAGGCAGTTGCAGGTGATGCATTTGTTGAGTATGTTTGTGCTCGTGACAACTATATGCGTCGCTTATGCTCATCCCTTAAG GTTAAGGCTGAAAATGTGAACAGCAGAGTAGAAACAATTCTTGAAGAATTAAGAACAACAAGAAATGAAGTATCATCTCTATGCAGCAAAATTGCAGTGCTCAAAGCAGAATCTCTTGCAAGTAAATCTATAACTGTTGAACCCCATAATGTCAG GATTGTGGTTGAGAACATGGGCGATGTGGATGCTGATGGGTTGAAAAGCGCCGCCGAGTATCTTGTACATACCCTGCAAGACCCTGCTGCGGTCATTTTAGGATCCAGTCCAGGGGATGGTAAAGTTAGCTTGGCTGCTGCCTTCAGCCCTGGAGTCGTCAAAATGGGGGTGCAGGCAGGGAAGTTCGTGGGTGGCATAGCCAAACTCtgcggtggaggtggcggcggtaAACCTAATTTTGCGCAAGCTGGAGGGCGGAAGCCAGAGAACTTATCAGACGCCCTTGAGAGGGCCCGAGCTGAAATTATCGCAGCAGTGTCGTCCAATTCGAGCTGA